The genomic segment CGCGCAGCATGACCTTTGGCCTGTGTCCTTCGTCTGGCGTTATTCCCTCGGCAGTTTGTACCTCTTGATCTTATCATACAATGTTGAGCGGTCAATACCGAGGATCAAAGCCGCTTCCTTGATGTTGCCATGCGTCCGATGCAATGTGGCTCCAATAATCCGGCTCTCAGCCTCTTCCAGAGTCATGTTCATCGGAACAGACCAGTTCTTCTTTTCGGGATTGTGATTACCGTTGTTGTTGAGAAATGCAAAATCTTCTTCTGTTAGCATCCGTGCCTTGCAGGTAACTATCGCCCGCTCAATGGCGTTCTCCAACTCACGCACATTGCCGGGCCAATCCTGGTTCATCAGAATTTTCAAGCCGCCTTCACCAATGTCGCGTATGTCCTTTCCCAGTTCGTGGGAAATCCGTTCAACAAAATGATGCGCAAGCAACGGAATATCTTCACGCCGTTCACGCAGCGGCGGAATATGAATGTTGATGACATTGAGCCTGTAGAACAAGTCATCACGAAATCGTCCATCACGAACAGCCTGATCGAGATCGTTGTTCGTTGCTGCAATGACGCGAACGTCCACTTCGATCTCCTCCATGCCGCCTACACGGTAGAACTTCCGCTCCTGCAGAACACGCAGCAAATCCATCTGCAGCTTTGTGGAGATGTCGCCGATTTCGTCAAGAAAAATCGTTCCTCCATCCGCCATTTCGAACTTTCCCCTTCGCTGCGACGTTGCTCCGGTAAATGAGCCTTTCTCATGTCCGAACAGTTCGGATTCAAGCAGCGTTTCGGCAAGCGCGGCGCAAGAAACACCGATAAACGGTTCCCGGGCGCGATCACCCGAAAAGTGAATCGCCCGCGCGATCAACTCCTTTCCTGTTCCGCTTTCGCCCTGTATCAGAACGGTGCTGCGGAGGCTCGCAACATCTTTCACCAGTTCAAAAATAGCCATCATCTTCGGGCTTTTGCTGATGATGTCATGAAAACTGTATTGTCGTGTGAGTTTCTTTCGGAGAATCGTGTTCTCGCGCTGCAAGTTTTTCACTTTGATAATGCGTCCGACGAGCAACGAAATCTCCTCAGGGTTGCAGGGCTTCACGATGTATTCCTGAGCCCCCTCCTTCATTGCTGTGATTGCCGTGTCAACCGTGGCGTACGCGGTAACGATGATGATGGATGCTTCATAGTGAATCTTGCGTATCTCCATCATCGTCTCTATACCGTCAATACCGCCGGGCATTTTCAAGTCAATGAAGTAAATAGCGTACTCTTGTTTGCGTGCCGACGCTATCGCCTCACTGCCCGATACCGCGGTATCAACGCAGTAGCCGTCTTCGCGCAACCACGCTGCAAGGGATTCACGCATCACTTCTTCATCATCTACAACCATTATATGCCAATGAGTTTTCATTTCCTCACCTCTGCACCCGGTTTAATCCGTGAGCGAATATGGTTAGTGTTTTCTTCGAATATGATTGAACAATTCCTGCATAAATCCTCCCCTTTCACATCCACCTGCCGGACGTTGTTGGAGAGGGACATCGGGCAGGTTGAATCCGCACAATGTGTCAGCCCGAACGTGTGTCCGACTTCGTGTATGGCTTCCTTGACGGAACGCGAAATCAACACAGGTCGACTTGGCGGCAATCCGTAGAACTCCTGACGAAGTCGTGCAAGCGAAATTACCGCTGCCACTCCGTTCAGTTGTGCCTGCCCGAACACAAAACTCAACATGGGAATGAACAGATCCTTTTCTGTAACCCCGACCAATCGTACGTCCCCCTGCGACACGTAACCGAGCAAGTCCCGCAAAATGAGAACAGAACTGTACTGCCCGCGTTGCGCATCGTATGCACCTGCAGGCTCCGGCCTGGCGTCCGCTCGTCGCACATCGAACCCGAACGCTTGCCACAAGCCCGCTTCGATGGCGGAGAGTGATTCTTCATCAACCTCGCCCAGCGCGACTATGGAAATCGCTTTCATACCGGGGCGGCACGAGTGGTCTGCTCGGCGTTCTCTCCGGGTTCCACCGGCAGTATCACGGTGAAAGTCGTCCCTTCGCCAACTGAACTCTGTACTTCAATATCGCCGTCGTGTGCCTGTACAATACCGTACACAACGGCAAGCCCGAGGCCCACGCCTTTCCCTTCGCCCTTCGTTGTGAAGAACGGCGTAAAGATCTTCTTTAGATTCTCGGGAGAAATACCGTCCCCGTTGTCGTGCACTTCCAGAATAATCTCGCCCGACGGCTCGTGCATCCGGGTCGAAACGGTGACTTTGCCCTTTTCCTTTCCCTGCGACGCTTCGGCAGCATTCATAATGAGATTGATCAGCACTTGCTGCATCTGTGAAGAATCACACTGAAGGGTTGGAAGTTTCCCGTCAAGCGTCAACTCAATCTCAACGCCCATCAATTTGAGTTTGTGGGAAATAAGGTTGACCGTTGTCGTGATGATGGAATTCAGATTCACATTCGAACGTTGCTGGGGTTTCGACCGCCGTGAAAACGCCAACAAGTCCTGAACAATCCTCCCTACTCGTCCCGTTTCCTGGATCACTTGTGCCAGGTACTTCCTGAATTCCTCAAGCCGGTGAGGCGGGATACCGTCCTCCTTGATAATCCGTTGCATGAGCATAGAGAGATTGAGAACTCCCGACAGCGGATTGTTGATTTCATGCGCAACACTTGCTGAAAGCTGGCCAAGCGAGGCCAGCCGGTCGCTTTGCATGAGTTTCTTATGGGCGACATTGAGTTGTTCCGTCCGCTCTTCGACCTTGGTTTCCAGGCTCTGCGTGAATTCATTGAGCTCGTTCATTGCCTCCTTCAGCCGAAGGCGCATCGTATCGAACGAGCTGGCAAGCTCACCCAATTCTTCGCTCGAGTTGATCTCGACAGGTATATCAAGTTCCATTTCGCTCACGGCACGCGTACCGTCAATAAGCTTGCGGATGGGCACATCAACGTAACGGTGCGTGAATACGATAATGACAATGGAGAGAAGAAGAGCAAGGCCTATTGAAATCATCAATACGCGTGTCCGAACCTCGCCCACTTCTTCATCAACAGTGCTGAGATTGAGCGAGACGTCAACAACTCCCAGTACATTCGTCTCCACAGGGTGGGCATGACAATCCGCATTGCTGCACGAAGGCTCGTTATAAATCGGCGTCACAATGCCGAGCTTTCTGCCTCCATCGGGTGCCCGAAATACACGGGCACGCGACGGGACATCCACCTTCACAAGCGGCTGCATCGATGAGTGACACATGGAACACGCCTCCGCATCCTTGTCCACTTGCCCGGTATCGTTCGCTGCGGTCGAGAACATCACCCGACCCTCTTTGTTGAAAATGCGGATCCGGTTAATCCCCTGCTTGGTGGCAATCGTTTCCATGATTTCATATGCCGACTCCCGTTGGTCGGCCAGCATTGCATGCCATGTAGCGCTTACAATGCTCCCCGAGAGTTGATCGGCGCCGGTAATCATGGCATCGAGCAGTTGTGCTTCCTGGGTTTTCATGTGGACAAAGGCTGCGATGATGCCCGTTAGCATGACGAGAATCATAAGCGGGAGTATCAGTTGCAGCCAGAGCTTCCGTGGAAAAAATCTCATCCTTTCTCCTAAAAGAAACGGAAGCGGGTCTGGTGTGAGGCAGGCCTACGACCGTTTCATTGCTGAACAAGTCCGTAGGTTGTCAGAGGACGTACTTTCGAGAAGATCAAAGGCAACTTTGTAGGAAATTCCTACTCAAGCGGCAAATCTTCTGACACAAGGTACGAAGAAATGCCGAGAAATTCAGCCGAATTCACTTCCCGAAAGGATAGTTGATGTTCTTCACGCGTTGTGCATTTGCCCAATTCAGGTCGAATGTGCAGAAACGACGTCATGTGTTGAGGTAAAACCTAGCTCCGTTCTCAAAATTGTGCAATTTTCGTCACCTTGACAAACGATGTTAGATTGGTTATTTTTCAATGAATTTTGGCATGTTTTTGTGAGTTGAAAAGAAGATGGCGAGTATTTTGAGCGAGCGCGAGCGGACTGTTCTTCGCTACGTTGTGCACGATTTCATTGAAACGGCAGTACCAATCGGCTCGCGGTACATATCGAAAAGGCATGAAGACGAGTTGGGCCTGAGCGCCGCAACCATCCGGAACGTCATGTCCGACCTCGAGTATTTAGGGTACATTAATCATCCGCACACATCGGCCGGCAGGGTGCCAACCGATATGGGCTACCGCCTCTACCTCGATTCGCTGATGAAGCAGGAATCGGTTTCCGAATCAAACATGAGAACCATCCGGGAGAACCTCAATTCTGCCGAAGAGGAAGAGGAGGTGTTCAGGCAATCGTCGAGACTGTTGAGCAAAATCTCGCAGCAATTGTGCGTAGTTACTTCGCCTTATTTGCGTCGTGGAATCTTCGAGAAGTTGGAACTTGTTCAACTCAGCACTACACGGCTCATGGTGATTATTTCGCTGCAGATGGGGCTCGTACGGACCATGATGATGGAAGTCGCAAGCGAGATTCCGCGGGAGAAGCTGGACGATCTGGCGCGGTTTCTCAACGAACGTCTCTCAGGGCTGACTCTCGACCAGATACGGGAAACCTTTGCCGACCGCGTAAAAGACGTTCAGGATGAAAACAGCGGGCTTGTCAGGCTGTTTATTGAATCCGTTGATAAACTCTTTGTTCCGAACAAAACCGAAAAGCTGCATATCGCCGGAACAGAATCAATTGTTGAACAGCCGGAATTCGAGAACCCCAAGAATTTTCGGGGGGTGATCGAACTGATAAGCAACGAAGAAATTATCATTCACGTACTTGAAAAAAGCTCCGTTCCCGAAGGAACACGTGTGAAGATCGGGCGGGAGAATGAAGACGAAAAGTTAAAAGAGTACAGCGTTATTACATCCACGTACTCCCTCGGTGGCATCACTGGCTCCATAGGCGTCATCGGGCCAAAACGAATGGATTATGCCCGCACAATTCCGCTCGTTGATTATGTAGCACGGGCAATCTCAGAAATGTTTTCCAACACATACAAATCATAATGGCTGAAGATCTCACACACGACGAGAACATAGAACATACATCACCAGAAACAGACCCCGGAAACGGGGTTCCAACGGAGGGTACTCCCCACCCCTCCGAACTCGACCAATTGAAGCTGAAAATAGAGGAATTGCAGGCACAGGTCGATTCGTTCAAAGATCAGTTGCTCCGCAAGGCAGCTGAGTTCGAGAACTACAAGCGGCGCACGGAAGCCGACTCCATCAATCTCATCAAGAATGCAAACGAAGGCCTCATCGTTTCCCTTCTCCCGATTTTGAATGATTTTATGAGATCGCTGAAGGCGGGGGCAGAAAACAGGGATTATGACGCGTTCTACAAAGGCGTCGAACTCATCCATAACAAATTCTCCAAAATTCTTGAATTGCAGGGGCTTGTGCCGTTCGATTCGGTCGGAAAGCCATTCGATGTTGAATATCATGATGCCCTTTTGCAGATGCCCAAAGAGGGGGTTCCGCCCCACACAGTAATTGAAGAAGTGGAACGGGGCTACAAGCTCAACGAAAGAGTACTGCGGCACGCAAAGGTAATAGTCTCGGCACCTTCACAGGTGGAAGAATCGGCTGCGAACAATGAGGAAGTGAAGGCGTAATGGCAAAACGAGATTTCTATAGCATTCTGGGTGTCCAGCGAAATGCATCGCAGGATGAGATAAAGAAGGCCTATCGCAAGCTCGCCCTCCAGTTCCACCCCGACAGAAACCCGAATAACAAGCAGGCGGAAGAGAAATTCAAAGAGGCGGCCGAGGCCTACGAGGCACTCAGCGATCCCGACAAGCGGCGGCGCTACGACCAGTTCGGGCACGACGGAATGCGGGGAACGGATTTCCGGCCTTTTACCAACGTTGATGATATTTTCAGCACGTTCGGCGACATTTTCGGACAATCAGGGTTTG from the Bacteroidota bacterium genome contains:
- a CDS encoding sigma-54-dependent Fis family transcriptional regulator, whose product is MKTHWHIMVVDDEEVMRESLAAWLREDGYCVDTAVSGSEAIASARKQEYAIYFIDLKMPGGIDGIETMMEIRKIHYEASIIIVTAYATVDTAITAMKEGAQEYIVKPCNPEEISLLVGRIIKVKNLQRENTILRKKLTRQYSFHDIISKSPKMMAIFELVKDVASLRSTVLIQGESGTGKELIARAIHFSGDRAREPFIGVSCAALAETLLESELFGHEKGSFTGATSQRRGKFEMADGGTIFLDEIGDISTKLQMDLLRVLQERKFYRVGGMEEIEVDVRVIAATNNDLDQAVRDGRFRDDLFYRLNVINIHIPPLRERREDIPLLAHHFVERISHELGKDIRDIGEGGLKILMNQDWPGNVRELENAIERAIVTCKARMLTEEDFAFLNNNGNHNPEKKNWSVPMNMTLEEAESRIIGATLHRTHGNIKEAALILGIDRSTLYDKIKRYKLPRE
- the hrcA gene encoding heat-inducible transcription repressor HrcA, whose protein sequence is MASILSERERTVLRYVVHDFIETAVPIGSRYISKRHEDELGLSAATIRNVMSDLEYLGYINHPHTSAGRVPTDMGYRLYLDSLMKQESVSESNMRTIRENLNSAEEEEEVFRQSSRLLSKISQQLCVVTSPYLRRGIFEKLELVQLSTTRLMVIISLQMGLVRTMMMEVASEIPREKLDDLARFLNERLSGLTLDQIRETFADRVKDVQDENSGLVRLFIESVDKLFVPNKTEKLHIAGTESIVEQPEFENPKNFRGVIELISNEEIIIHVLEKSSVPEGTRVKIGRENEDEKLKEYSVITSTYSLGGITGSIGVIGPKRMDYARTIPLVDYVARAISEMFSNTYKS
- a CDS encoding HAMP domain-containing protein; protein product: MRFFPRKLWLQLILPLMILVMLTGIIAAFVHMKTQEAQLLDAMITGADQLSGSIVSATWHAMLADQRESAYEIMETIATKQGINRIRIFNKEGRVMFSTAANDTGQVDKDAEACSMCHSSMQPLVKVDVPSRARVFRAPDGGRKLGIVTPIYNEPSCSNADCHAHPVETNVLGVVDVSLNLSTVDEEVGEVRTRVLMISIGLALLLSIVIIVFTHRYVDVPIRKLIDGTRAVSEMELDIPVEINSSEELGELASSFDTMRLRLKEAMNELNEFTQSLETKVEERTEQLNVAHKKLMQSDRLASLGQLSASVAHEINNPLSGVLNLSMLMQRIIKEDGIPPHRLEEFRKYLAQVIQETGRVGRIVQDLLAFSRRSKPQQRSNVNLNSIITTTVNLISHKLKLMGVEIELTLDGKLPTLQCDSSQMQQVLINLIMNAAEASQGKEKGKVTVSTRMHEPSGEIILEVHDNGDGISPENLKKIFTPFFTTKGEGKGVGLGLAVVYGIVQAHDGDIEVQSSVGEGTTFTVILPVEPGENAEQTTRAAPV
- a CDS encoding archaemetzincin family Zn-dependent metalloprotease — protein: MKAISIVALGEVDEESLSAIEAGLWQAFGFDVRRADARPEPAGAYDAQRGQYSSVLILRDLLGYVSQGDVRLVGVTEKDLFIPMLSFVFGQAQLNGVAAVISLARLRQEFYGLPPSRPVLISRSVKEAIHEVGHTFGLTHCADSTCPMSLSNNVRQVDVKGEDLCRNCSIIFEENTNHIRSRIKPGAEVRK
- a CDS encoding nucleotide exchange factor GrpE, whose translation is MAEDLTHDENIEHTSPETDPGNGVPTEGTPHPSELDQLKLKIEELQAQVDSFKDQLLRKAAEFENYKRRTEADSINLIKNANEGLIVSLLPILNDFMRSLKAGAENRDYDAFYKGVELIHNKFSKILELQGLVPFDSVGKPFDVEYHDALLQMPKEGVPPHTVIEEVERGYKLNERVLRHAKVIVSAPSQVEESAANNEEVKA